From the Acidobacteriota bacterium genome, one window contains:
- a CDS encoding endonuclease MutS2 yields MLALRTLEFDRIVDAVTALALTPLGTAALAELEPSTDPRVVVAAQEATSETVRFLERHPLFPLRAGEGLPDALASLAMTGRPLEPLQLRMLADFVDSVDQAGVSVRRAGADFPILAKLAAHVASFTDEVATVRHAIDPGGEVLDHASPELKRIRNELRQKRQKLRGTLEQFTRGSLAKYLQEEIVTERNGRFVLMVRAEHRGNVPGIVHGSSTTGATLFMEPAATVEINNDIVELEDREREEIFRILLELTDRFRARPDDLAVIEEVARDLDTLQAKARYSSKVNGIAPAFTADTSLELKGARHPLVGRRVDFSEERSAKNQPGVVVPVDILLDPPNRVLLITGPNTGGKTVALKTAGLFALMAQAGLHLPAAVARLPVFRSVFADIGDEQSIENSLSTFSSHITNLVSMERDLQLPALVLLDEVGTGTDPNEGGALATAIVQHFRQRGALVMATTHFDSVKTWGIGTEGVAVAAFAFDPQNFAPTYRLIYGAPGRSLAIEMAQRLGMPQAVIAAARGYLSDDQKRLQAHLSRLDAQARALEADRIRLERERRTFNETNAALSQREKSLAEREEVFKKRLNERLDERLRQARRDVDAVIDQLKEKSEALAEKASLRAVINTGESGAAKAGARAEIDRIVEDLRHPAAPGSDPEPRGAEGSEPVVGARVTVGGLGLEGTVVAIDGNRVEIDVRGKRIQAKVKELRVIGKASGGVGGGNPSGLPVKGKVRVNVDLKPREGMLSELKVIGMTVDEAIDRVSRFLDDTLVTDVSQVRIVHGHGTGALRKGLGAFLKTHPLVEKHYPAPDNQGGGGATIVELKD; encoded by the coding sequence ATGCTCGCTCTCCGCACCCTGGAATTCGATCGCATCGTTGACGCCGTGACGGCGCTCGCCCTGACGCCGCTCGGAACGGCGGCGCTCGCGGAACTGGAGCCGTCCACCGACCCCAGGGTCGTGGTCGCGGCGCAGGAGGCGACCAGCGAGACGGTGCGCTTCCTGGAGCGGCATCCGCTGTTCCCGCTGCGGGCCGGCGAGGGCCTGCCCGACGCGCTGGCGTCGCTCGCGATGACCGGACGGCCACTCGAGCCGCTGCAGCTGCGGATGCTCGCCGACTTCGTGGACTCGGTGGACCAGGCGGGGGTGAGCGTGCGGCGCGCCGGCGCCGACTTCCCCATCCTGGCCAAGCTGGCCGCTCACGTTGCCTCGTTCACGGACGAAGTCGCAACGGTGCGCCACGCGATCGACCCCGGCGGCGAGGTGCTCGATCACGCCAGCCCCGAGCTGAAGCGCATTCGCAACGAGCTGCGCCAGAAGCGCCAGAAGCTGCGCGGCACGCTGGAGCAGTTCACGCGTGGCAGCTTGGCGAAGTACCTGCAGGAAGAGATCGTCACCGAGCGCAACGGACGGTTCGTGCTGATGGTGCGGGCCGAACACCGGGGCAACGTGCCGGGCATTGTGCACGGCAGCTCGACGACCGGGGCGACCTTGTTCATGGAGCCCGCCGCCACCGTCGAGATCAACAACGACATCGTCGAGCTCGAGGATCGCGAGCGCGAGGAGATCTTCCGCATCCTGCTGGAGCTGACCGATCGCTTTCGCGCCCGCCCCGACGACCTCGCCGTGATCGAGGAGGTGGCGCGCGATCTCGATACCCTGCAAGCGAAGGCCCGCTACAGCTCGAAGGTGAACGGCATCGCGCCGGCGTTCACGGCCGACACCAGCCTGGAGCTGAAGGGGGCGCGGCATCCGCTCGTAGGACGCCGGGTTGATTTTTCGGAGGAGCGCTCGGCGAAAAATCAACCCGGCGTCGTGGTGCCCGTCGACATCCTGCTCGATCCGCCGAACCGCGTGCTGCTGATTACGGGTCCCAACACCGGCGGCAAGACCGTGGCGCTCAAGACCGCCGGCCTGTTTGCGCTGATGGCGCAGGCAGGCCTGCACCTGCCGGCCGCCGTCGCGCGGCTGCCGGTGTTCCGCTCGGTGTTTGCGGACATCGGCGACGAGCAGTCGATCGAGAACAGCCTGAGCACGTTCTCGTCGCACATCACCAACCTGGTGTCGATGGAACGCGACCTGCAATTGCCCGCGCTCGTGTTGCTCGACGAAGTCGGCACGGGCACCGATCCGAACGAAGGCGGCGCGTTGGCCACGGCGATCGTCCAGCACTTCCGCCAGCGCGGCGCGCTGGTCATGGCGACCACCCACTTTGATTCGGTCAAGACGTGGGGGATCGGCACCGAGGGCGTGGCGGTGGCGGCGTTCGCGTTCGATCCGCAGAACTTCGCGCCGACCTACCGGCTGATCTACGGCGCGCCGGGACGCAGCCTCGCCATCGAAATGGCGCAGCGGCTCGGCATGCCCCAGGCGGTGATTGCCGCGGCACGCGGCTACCTGAGTGACGACCAGAAGCGGCTGCAGGCGCACCTGTCGCGGCTCGATGCGCAGGCGCGCGCGCTCGAGGCCGACCGGATCCGGCTCGAACGCGAGCGGCGCACGTTCAATGAAACCAACGCCGCCCTGTCGCAACGGGAGAAGTCGCTCGCCGAGCGCGAGGAGGTGTTCAAGAAGCGCCTCAACGAACGGCTCGACGAGCGCCTGCGGCAGGCCCGCCGCGATGTCGACGCGGTGATCGATCAGCTCAAGGAAAAGTCGGAGGCGCTGGCGGAGAAGGCGTCGCTGCGGGCGGTGATCAACACGGGCGAATCGGGGGCCGCGAAGGCCGGGGCCCGGGCCGAGATCGATCGCATTGTCGAAGACCTGCGCCACCCGGCGGCGCCGGGGTCTGACCCCGAGCCGCGTGGTGCCGAGGGGTCTGAGCCCGTCGTGGGCGCCAGGGTCACGGTAGGCGGACTTGGCCTGGAAGGCACGGTCGTTGCAATCGACGGCAATCGCGTCGAGATCGACGTCCGCGGCAAACGCATTCAGGCCAAGGTGAAGGAACTGCGCGTAATCGGAAAAGCCAGCGGTGGTGTTGGTGGAGGCAACCCTTCAGGGTTGCCTGTGAAAGGCAAGGTTCGCGTCAACGTTGACCTGAAGCCGCGCGAGGGCATGCTGAGCGAGCTGAAGGTGATCGGCATGACGGTGGACGAAGCGATCGACCGCGTGTCGCGCTTTCTCGACGACACGCTGGTCACCGACGTTTCGCAGGTGCGGATCGTCCACGGCCACGGTACCGGCGCGTTACGGAAGGGTCTCGGGGCGTTCCTGAAAACGCACCCGCTGGTCGAAAAGCACTACCCCGCCCCCGACAACCAGGGTGGCGGCGGCGCGACGATCGTCGAGCTCAAGGACTGA
- the larB gene encoding nickel pincer cofactor biosynthesis protein LarB, with translation MTPAELRIILEQVREGRTDTAQAYDQLLTAFRDQPFEDLGFAKVDHHRSIRQGFAEVILGLGKTPSQIATIAAEIVGRGHPLLVTRADRAAWQAVHELVPEAEYHEVAQAISLKRDVPRGVGTIVLCSAGTSDIPVAEEAAVTAELMGNTVDRMYDVGIAGIHRIMKQRARLEAARVIIVVAGMEGALPSVVAGMVSVPVIAVPTSIGYGASFGGVAALLGMLNSCANGVSVVNIDNGYGAGCIASMINHL, from the coding sequence ATGACACCGGCTGAACTACGCATCATTCTGGAACAGGTTCGCGAAGGTCGAACCGACACGGCTCAGGCCTACGACCAACTGCTGACCGCGTTTCGGGACCAACCCTTTGAGGACCTTGGGTTTGCAAAGGTTGACCATCACCGGTCAATTCGGCAGGGCTTTGCCGAAGTCATCCTCGGGCTGGGCAAGACGCCGTCTCAAATCGCGACAATTGCGGCTGAGATAGTCGGTCGTGGACACCCCCTGCTGGTGACCCGGGCTGACCGGGCGGCCTGGCAGGCCGTCCATGAGCTCGTGCCCGAGGCGGAGTATCACGAGGTGGCGCAGGCGATCAGCCTGAAGCGGGACGTGCCCCGCGGCGTGGGGACCATCGTCCTGTGCTCGGCCGGGACTTCCGACATCCCGGTCGCAGAAGAGGCGGCGGTGACGGCCGAGCTGATGGGCAACACGGTGGACCGGATGTACGACGTCGGCATTGCCGGCATCCATCGCATCATGAAACAACGCGCCCGGCTCGAAGCCGCCCGGGTGATCATCGTCGTCGCCGGCATGGAAGGCGCGCTGCCGAGCGTCGTCGCCGGCATGGTCAGCGTGCCGGTGATCGCGGTGCCGACGAGCATCGGCTACGGCGCCAGCTTCGGCGGCGTGGCGGCGCTGCTCGGCATGCTGAACTCGTGCGCGAATGGCGTGTCGGTGGTCAACATCGACAACGGATACGGGGCGGGATGTATTGCGTCAATGATCAACCACCTCTAA
- a CDS encoding DUF6526 family protein, giving the protein MSVQTYKNHVRWLPAFHFFAVPVLLLHTINEGRHLYADPSRSTAFAFVVAAAILTVAFLARTQALTAQNRLIRLEMRLRLQPLLPAELYARFNDLTVSQLVGLRFASDGEMTELVRTVLKDCTKQSDIKKMIKDWQADYVRV; this is encoded by the coding sequence ATGTCAGTGCAGACCTACAAGAACCACGTCCGGTGGCTCCCGGCGTTTCATTTCTTTGCCGTCCCCGTGCTCTTACTCCACACGATCAACGAAGGGCGGCATCTCTACGCCGACCCCTCGCGCAGCACGGCGTTCGCCTTCGTGGTGGCGGCGGCGATCCTGACGGTGGCGTTCCTGGCGCGGACGCAGGCGCTGACCGCGCAGAACCGCCTGATCCGTCTCGAGATGCGGCTGCGGCTGCAGCCGCTGCTGCCGGCCGAGCTTTATGCCCGCTTCAACGACCTGACCGTGTCTCAGCTGGTCGGCCTGCGCTTTGCCAGCGACGGCGAAATGACTGAACTGGTACGCACCGTGTTGAAAGACTGCACCAAGCAGTCCGACATCAAGAAGATGATCAAGGACTGGCAGGCCGATTACGTCCGGGTCTGA
- a CDS encoding pitrilysin family protein yields MPKRLAELLSAFLLVSVALPAAAQGFKVPVDYFTLPNGLKVVVSEDHAAPVVLVEVMYNIGFRVEPKGRTGFAHLFEHMMFQGSAQVKKMEHVSLLQEAGGIVNGSTRFDYTNYYQSLPANALERAIWLEADRMRSLDVSAENLKNQQNVVSEEVRVNVLNQPHGGFEWLDIWERANTNWHNAHNFYGDLKELEAATLEDVRSFFKTYYAPNNAVLVVVGDTTAAEVRRLAEKHFGSIPRQPLPPPADISEPPQTATKQFTREDQLARTPALAAAWHLPARMTKDFFALSVLDPLLNSDDSARMYRKLVRDERLAVSSQGGFNFLGSNFDMKGPMLYTVRVDYLNDKTADQVLAAIENVLAEVRENGVSPVELEQAKTTIRSGFLDELESGGMPRFGRANLLAAFALFDDDPGRINTILGELEKVTVDDVKAAAGRWLVPTNRTSIDSRPATKPAAAQGGVR; encoded by the coding sequence ATGCCGAAACGATTGGCTGAGCTTCTCTCCGCATTCCTCCTGGTGTCGGTCGCCCTGCCGGCGGCGGCACAGGGCTTCAAAGTCCCCGTCGATTATTTCACCCTGCCCAACGGCCTGAAGGTCGTGGTCAGCGAAGACCACGCCGCCCCGGTGGTGCTGGTCGAGGTGATGTACAACATCGGCTTCCGGGTCGAGCCCAAGGGCCGTACCGGCTTTGCCCATCTCTTCGAACACATGATGTTCCAGGGCTCGGCCCAGGTGAAGAAGATGGAGCACGTCTCCCTCTTGCAGGAGGCCGGCGGCATCGTCAACGGCTCGACCCGTTTCGACTACACCAATTACTACCAGTCGCTGCCCGCCAACGCGTTGGAACGGGCGATCTGGCTCGAGGCCGACCGCATGCGGTCGCTCGATGTCAGTGCCGAGAACCTCAAGAACCAGCAGAACGTGGTCAGCGAAGAGGTGCGGGTGAACGTGCTCAACCAGCCGCACGGCGGGTTCGAGTGGCTCGACATCTGGGAGCGCGCCAACACCAACTGGCACAACGCCCATAACTTTTACGGCGACCTCAAGGAGCTGGAGGCGGCGACGCTCGAGGACGTGCGCAGCTTCTTCAAGACCTACTACGCGCCGAACAACGCCGTGCTGGTGGTGGTCGGCGACACCACGGCGGCCGAAGTCCGGCGCCTCGCCGAGAAGCACTTCGGGTCGATTCCACGCCAGCCCCTGCCGCCGCCGGCCGACATCTCCGAGCCGCCGCAGACCGCGACGAAACAGTTCACGCGCGAAGACCAGCTGGCGCGCACGCCGGCGCTGGCCGCGGCGTGGCACCTGCCGGCGCGGATGACCAAGGACTTCTTCGCGCTGAGCGTGCTCGATCCGCTGCTGAACAGCGACGATAGCGCGCGGATGTATCGCAAGCTGGTGCGCGACGAGCGGCTGGCCGTGTCGTCGCAGGGCGGGTTCAACTTCCTGGGCAGCAACTTCGACATGAAGGGGCCCATGCTCTACACGGTGCGGGTTGATTACCTGAACGACAAGACCGCCGACCAGGTGCTGGCCGCCATTGAAAATGTGCTCGCCGAAGTTCGAGAGAATGGCGTGAGTCCCGTTGAGTTGGAACAGGCCAAGACCACGATTCGCTCGGGATTCCTCGACGAACTGGAAAGCGGCGGCATGCCGCGATTCGGCCGCGCCAACCTGCTGGCCGCCTTCGCCCTGTTCGATGACGACCCGGGCCGCATCAACACCATTCTCGGCGAACTGGAGAAGGTCACCGTCGACGATGTCAAGGCGGCCGCGGGCCGATGGCTTGTGCCTACCAACCGCACGTCGATCGACAGCCGTCCTGCCACGAAACCGGCAGCGGCGCAGGGAGGTGTCCGATGA
- the dnaG gene encoding DNA primase — MALFPQAFIDEVRAAADIVAVISDSVSLRKAGATYKGLCPFHGEKTPSFTVNKDKGFFHCFGCGVGGDVFKFMELQDKVGFQEAVRSLASRFGIPIPELEASGEHRETAAEREALVKIHEIAVTHFREQLDSPAGARIREYLLNERGLTQQTIEKLQLGYAPQGRDALRQRLLKQGFSPLQLVTSGLVSRRDDGSEVDRFRNRLMVPIARDTGTVVAFGGRALEKDQQPKYLNSPETPIYTKSRTLYGLNLTKADLRKVRYAIIVEGYFDFAQVYQAGGFPVVATCGTALTPQQAQILHRFTSKTVLCYDPDSAGQTAAERSSELLVAEGFVVNVMTLPGGGDPDTFIQKQGAEGFREQLKHSRPYLEFLLDRAAAGIDLTRDDNRRDFLKRMLGVAARIPDPAVRDQFADRLAHKARVTEDVVRAEIRKAAANRKTELPAERVPSLQGNVRKAEKGLIWSLVHDPATTLQWLNQLEPEDLKGLSTANILRTAQQLTVRPEDVPGALMERLSTQEAELLASVAAEPSPPAVLPDLCVVALKYVRLERELAEVQRELKRLQDMGDSGPASMVLLAKKSQMVRALEAMKPPKELQ; from the coding sequence GTGGCGTTGTTCCCCCAGGCGTTCATCGACGAAGTTCGTGCGGCGGCCGATATTGTCGCCGTCATCTCGGACTCTGTCTCGCTGCGCAAGGCCGGTGCGACGTACAAGGGCCTGTGCCCGTTCCACGGCGAGAAGACCCCGTCATTCACCGTCAACAAGGACAAGGGCTTCTTCCACTGCTTCGGCTGCGGTGTCGGGGGCGACGTCTTCAAGTTCATGGAGCTGCAGGACAAAGTCGGCTTCCAGGAAGCGGTGCGCAGCCTGGCCAGCCGGTTCGGCATCCCGATTCCCGAGCTTGAAGCCAGCGGCGAGCATCGCGAAACGGCCGCCGAACGCGAGGCCCTCGTCAAGATCCACGAGATCGCCGTCACGCATTTCCGCGAACAGCTCGACTCGCCCGCCGGCGCGCGCATCCGCGAATACCTCTTGAACGAACGCGGGCTCACCCAGCAGACGATCGAGAAGCTGCAACTCGGTTACGCGCCGCAGGGGCGCGATGCGCTGCGGCAGCGGCTGCTGAAGCAGGGCTTCTCACCGCTGCAGCTTGTCACGAGCGGACTGGTCTCGCGGCGAGACGATGGGAGCGAGGTGGATCGGTTTCGGAACCGGCTGATGGTGCCGATCGCGCGCGACACCGGGACCGTGGTGGCGTTTGGCGGACGGGCGCTCGAAAAAGACCAGCAGCCAAAGTACCTGAACTCGCCCGAGACGCCGATCTACACCAAGAGCCGCACCCTGTACGGCCTGAACCTGACCAAGGCCGACCTGCGCAAGGTGCGTTACGCGATCATCGTCGAGGGCTACTTCGACTTCGCGCAGGTCTACCAGGCGGGGGGCTTTCCCGTGGTGGCAACATGCGGCACGGCGCTCACGCCGCAGCAGGCGCAGATCCTGCATCGCTTCACGTCGAAGACCGTGCTTTGTTACGACCCCGACAGCGCCGGCCAGACCGCGGCGGAACGCAGTTCAGAGTTGCTGGTCGCCGAGGGGTTCGTCGTCAACGTCATGACCCTGCCGGGTGGCGGCGACCCCGACACGTTCATCCAGAAGCAGGGGGCCGAGGGCTTTCGCGAGCAGCTCAAGCACTCGCGTCCCTACCTGGAGTTTCTGCTCGACCGGGCGGCCGCCGGCATCGACCTGACTCGCGACGACAACCGACGGGACTTTCTCAAGCGAATGCTCGGGGTGGCCGCCCGCATTCCCGATCCGGCGGTCCGCGACCAGTTTGCCGACCGCCTGGCCCACAAGGCGCGGGTGACGGAAGACGTGGTTCGAGCCGAGATCAGGAAGGCAGCCGCGAACCGCAAGACGGAGCTACCGGCTGAGCGGGTGCCGAGCCTCCAGGGGAACGTGAGAAAGGCCGAGAAGGGCCTCATCTGGAGCCTGGTCCACGACCCGGCGACCACGCTTCAATGGCTGAACCAGCTCGAACCTGAAGACCTGAAAGGACTTAGCACGGCCAATATCCTCCGGACGGCGCAACAACTCACGGTGAGGCCCGAGGATGTGCCTGGTGCGCTTATGGAGCGTCTAAGTACTCAGGAGGCGGAGTTACTGGCCTCCGTGGCCGCCGAGCCCTCCCCACCCGCGGTGCTTCCGGATCTTTGTGTCGTGGCCCTGAAGTACGTCCGGCTCGAGCGAGAGCTGGCCGAGGTCCAAAGGGAGCTCAAACGCTTGCAAGATATGGGGGATAGCGGCCCTGCATCCATGGTTCTGCTGGCCAAGAAGTCGCAAATGGTGCGCGCACTGGAAGCGATGAAGCCGCCAAAAGAGCTACAATAG
- a CDS encoding glycosyltransferase family 2 protein translates to MTAVETLILASYFFVLLILAVYGWHRYYLVYLYMKHKHEQPVPKGSFDDLPVVTIQLPLYNEMYVVDRLIDAICKIEYPREKLEIQVLDDSTDETRQITQLAVRRHALQGIDIKYLHRDDRTGYKAGALDEGLKVCRGEYVAIFDADFIPKPDFLMRSVHYFTDPKVALVQARWGHINEDYSLLTKIQAVLLDAHFVLEHGSRNRGGCFFNFNGTAGIWRKVAIADGGGWQHDTLTEDLDLSYRTQLKGWQFVFVQDHVAPAELPVEMNAFKSQQHRWAKGSIQTFLKLMPRILQSDQPFKVKAEAFFHLSANFNYPLMVVLSVLMGPSMVIRYNMGWYEMLLIDIPLFFAATASVANFYMVCQRELYPQTWTERLKYLPILMSIGIGLAVNNTKAVFEALFHKPSEFVRTPKYAVEANGDEWSQKKYRQSVAVQPMIELALGLYFTGTLFYALANGIYGTVPFLMLFQVGFLYTGMLSLLQQYGGDSGVGIVQGKAA, encoded by the coding sequence ATGACCGCAGTCGAAACGCTCATACTCGCTTCATATTTCTTCGTTCTGCTGATCCTGGCCGTGTACGGGTGGCACCGGTATTACCTGGTGTACCTCTACATGAAGCATAAACACGAACAGCCCGTGCCCAAGGGTTCGTTCGACGACCTGCCGGTCGTGACGATTCAGCTGCCGCTCTACAACGAGATGTACGTCGTCGATCGCCTGATCGATGCGATCTGCAAGATCGAGTACCCGCGCGAGAAGCTGGAAATCCAGGTCCTGGACGACTCGACCGACGAGACCCGGCAGATCACCCAACTCGCCGTGCGCCGCCACGCGCTGCAGGGCATCGACATCAAGTACCTTCATCGCGACGACCGCACCGGCTACAAAGCCGGCGCGCTCGATGAGGGCCTGAAGGTGTGCCGCGGCGAGTACGTCGCGATTTTCGACGCCGACTTCATCCCCAAGCCCGACTTCCTGATGCGCTCGGTGCACTACTTCACCGATCCCAAGGTCGCGCTCGTCCAGGCGCGCTGGGGCCACATCAACGAAGACTACTCGCTGCTGACGAAGATCCAGGCGGTGCTGCTCGACGCGCACTTCGTGCTGGAACACGGCAGCCGCAATCGCGGCGGCTGCTTCTTCAATTTCAACGGCACCGCGGGCATCTGGCGCAAGGTCGCCATCGCCGACGGTGGCGGTTGGCAGCACGACACGCTGACCGAAGACCTCGACCTGAGCTACCGCACGCAGCTCAAGGGCTGGCAGTTCGTGTTTGTGCAGGATCACGTCGCGCCCGCCGAGTTGCCGGTCGAGATGAACGCGTTCAAGTCGCAGCAGCATCGCTGGGCCAAGGGATCGATCCAGACGTTCCTGAAGCTGATGCCGCGCATCCTGCAGTCGGATCAGCCGTTCAAGGTGAAGGCCGAGGCGTTCTTCCACCTGTCGGCCAACTTCAACTACCCGTTGATGGTGGTGTTGTCGGTGCTGATGGGGCCGTCCATGGTGATTCGCTACAACATGGGCTGGTACGAGATGTTGTTGATCGACATCCCGCTGTTCTTCGCGGCGACCGCGTCGGTCGCCAACTTCTACATGGTCTGCCAGCGCGAGTTGTATCCGCAGACCTGGACCGAGCGGCTGAAGTACCTGCCGATCCTGATGTCGATCGGCATCGGCCTGGCGGTGAACAACACCAAGGCGGTGTTCGAAGCCCTGTTCCACAAGCCGAGCGAGTTCGTCCGCACACCCAAATACGCGGTCGAAGCCAACGGCGACGAGTGGAGCCAGAAGAAGTACCGCCAGTCGGTGGCGGTGCAGCCGATGATCGAGCTGGCGCTGGGGCTCTACTTTACCGGCACTCTTTTCTACGCGCTCGCCAACGGCATCTACGGCACCGTGCCGTTCCTGATGCTGTTCCAGGTCGGCTTCCTCTACACCGGCATGCTGTCGCTGCTGCAGCAGTACGGCGGCGACTCCGGCGTCGGAATCGTGCAGGGCAAGGCCGCCTAA
- a CDS encoding pitrilysin family protein, translated as MLRLALVATATAVMLPGSAWAQALPKPEVGPEKPFAPPPRVERTLANGLQVIAVRYATVPKISAMLTVKAGLALDPAGQGGLAQFVADTAQEGTATRTSEQIKREVFGMGATLSGFAGQDSTTFQMRGLTESMPRMMALLSDVVRNPAFPQSEVDLLKANTAQQLQAQMASPQFVSNKVFRQSLFGDHPYARTGPTPDTLPAIDRAAIAAYHSAYYRPNNAFLVVVGDVAPEAVFAAAEQAFGSWARAAVPEAKAPAMPTVTGRRLIFVQRPNSVQSSISVGNFTTRRDDARWYTLQLANQIFGAAFDSRLVRNIREEKGYTYSPQSQFQAMAEGGFYRAAADVRNEVTGATLKEIYAEIDKLRAGGPEAAELANAKQYARGLFLIQNATQAGLAGTVNTVNTFGLPKDYPETFQRQISQPSAEAIKTGAEMLLGSEDSVVVIVGDYPKVKDQLGAFTNITFVDLGGKPIPEPK; from the coding sequence ATGCTGCGTCTGGCTCTTGTCGCAACCGCGACCGCGGTCATGCTCCCCGGTTCGGCCTGGGCGCAAGCGCTGCCCAAGCCCGAAGTCGGACCCGAGAAGCCGTTCGCGCCGCCCCCGCGCGTCGAGCGAACGCTGGCCAACGGCCTGCAGGTCATTGCCGTTCGCTACGCCACCGTGCCGAAGATTTCGGCCATGCTCACCGTGAAGGCGGGCCTGGCCCTCGATCCGGCGGGCCAGGGCGGACTGGCGCAGTTTGTCGCCGACACCGCCCAGGAGGGGACCGCCACGCGCACCAGCGAACAGATCAAACGCGAAGTGTTTGGCATGGGCGCCACGCTGTCGGGCTTTGCCGGCCAGGATTCGACGACCTTCCAGATGCGCGGCCTGACGGAGTCGATGCCGCGGATGATGGCGCTCTTGTCCGACGTGGTGCGCAACCCGGCATTCCCGCAATCCGAAGTCGATTTGCTCAAGGCCAACACCGCGCAGCAGCTCCAGGCGCAGATGGCCTCGCCGCAGTTCGTGTCGAACAAGGTGTTTCGGCAGTCGCTGTTTGGCGACCATCCCTACGCGCGTACCGGTCCAACGCCGGACACCCTGCCGGCGATCGATCGCGCGGCGATTGCCGCGTATCACTCGGCCTACTACCGGCCGAACAATGCCTTCCTGGTGGTGGTTGGCGATGTCGCACCCGAGGCCGTGTTCGCCGCCGCCGAGCAGGCGTTTGGCAGCTGGGCGCGTGCCGCCGTGCCCGAGGCGAAAGCGCCGGCCATGCCCACGGTCACAGGCCGCCGGCTGATCTTCGTCCAGCGGCCCAACAGCGTGCAGTCGTCGATCTCGGTTGGCAACTTCACCACGCGCCGTGACGATGCGCGGTGGTACACGCTGCAGTTGGCCAACCAGATTTTCGGCGCGGCGTTCGACTCGCGGCTGGTGCGGAACATCCGCGAGGAAAAGGGCTACACCTACTCGCCGCAGTCGCAGTTCCAGGCCATGGCCGAGGGCGGCTTCTATCGCGCGGCCGCCGATGTCCGCAACGAGGTGACCGGCGCGACGCTGAAGGAGATCTACGCGGAGATCGACAAGCTGCGCGCCGGTGGTCCGGAAGCGGCGGAACTGGCCAACGCCAAGCAGTACGCGCGCGGCCTGTTCCTGATCCAGAACGCCACGCAGGCGGGACTGGCCGGCACGGTCAACACCGTCAACACGTTTGGCCTGCCCAAGGACTATCCCGAGACGTTCCAGCGGCAGATTTCACAACCGTCGGCCGAAGCGATCAAGACCGGCGCCGAGATGTTGTTGGGATCCGAGGACTCGGTGGTGGTGATCGTGGGCGACTACCCGAAAGTGAAGGATCAGTTGGGGGCGTTCACCAACATCACGTTCGTCGATCTCGGCGGGAAGCCGATCCCCGAACCTAAGTAG
- a CDS encoding PadR family transcriptional regulator — MARRLLTDFELMILLAILRVEGEAYGVRIAREIEETAGRSVQLAAIYAALDRMESRGLVGSSLGDPTPERGGRAKRLFRVTPKGLAQAKDTQQALTALWSNLPQLRGGRA, encoded by the coding sequence ATGGCGCGCCGCCTGTTGACCGACTTCGAGTTGATGATCCTGCTGGCGATTCTCCGCGTGGAGGGCGAGGCCTACGGGGTGCGAATCGCGCGCGAGATTGAGGAGACCGCGGGACGGTCCGTGCAACTCGCCGCCATCTACGCCGCGCTCGATCGCATGGAATCGCGCGGGCTCGTTGGCTCCTCGCTCGGTGACCCGACGCCGGAGCGTGGTGGCCGCGCCAAGCGCTTGTTCCGCGTCACGCCCAAGGGCCTGGCCCAGGCCAAAGACACCCAGCAAGCCCTCACCGCGCTTTGGAGTAACCTGCCGCAGTTACGAGGAGGTCGTGCATGA
- the ytxJ gene encoding bacillithiol system redox-active protein YtxJ: protein MPSPFKTLSTSDQLDRALDESSRRPAVIFKHSPTCGISAQAFESISEWLTGEVPDADFYVVPVQASRALSTHLAQKFGIRHESPQVMVIDRGDVVWHGSHYRATAASIAAALDKLVAAT, encoded by the coding sequence ATGCCCAGCCCGTTCAAGACCCTGTCCACCTCCGACCAGCTCGACCGGGCGCTCGACGAATCGTCGCGGCGTCCGGCCGTCATCTTCAAGCACAGCCCGACCTGCGGCATCAGCGCGCAGGCGTTCGAGTCCATTTCCGAGTGGTTGACGGGTGAGGTCCCGGATGCCGACTTCTATGTCGTGCCGGTGCAGGCCAGCCGCGCGCTGTCGACCCATCTGGCGCAGAAGTTCGGGATTCGTCACGAATCGCCGCAAGTGATGGTGATCGACCGCGGCGACGTCGTGTGGCACGGCTCGCACTATCGCGCGACGGCAGCCTCGATTGCCGCCGCGCTCGACAAGCTCGTCGCTGCTACTTAG